A single window of Colletes latitarsis isolate SP2378_abdomen chromosome 11, iyColLati1, whole genome shotgun sequence DNA harbors:
- the LOC143347908 gene encoding uncharacterized protein LOC143347908 yields the protein MQKPLRELGRLCLGTGEQSNVVTAEVCPETRGGLPLLQVWPSDSPRGEADGQAQAFVFPDVQENVNDSGIDSIQASPSPCGVASTSPAATPQQSRRASLLHPDHARLQLHHLHHNHHNSGSKNPPTPDRTSIDEEPPPLPPSPSSSTTSSLRSMPSSAVASMHSQDRRRSSRYSMFDALDLEYSLLRAAARGSVGPYSLSESLHKLTFTQSLAFPALARGLASKQSIPTRRPQQHTESGLNAFAKVVTALVLVLVSVLVFGVVYKFVRT from the exons AAGCCACTGAGAGAGCTTGGCAGATTGTGCCTCGGTACGGGTGAGCAGAGCAACGTCGTCACCGCGGAAGTTTGTCCAGAAACACGGGGCGGGCTTCCTCTGTTGCAAGTATGGCCGAGCGACTCGCCGAGAGGCGAGGCGGACGGACAGGCGCAGGCATTCGTGTTTCCAGACGTCCAGGAGAACGTCAACGACAGCGGCATCGACTCCATCCAG GCATCGCCGTCGCCTTGCGGCGTAGCGAGCACCAGCCCCGCCGCGACGCCGCAGCAATCGCGACGCGCCAGTCTGCTCCATCCGGACCACGCTCGGCTGCAGCTGCACCATTTGCATCACAATCACCACAATTCCGGGTCTAAGAACCCGCCGACCCCGGACAGGACGTCCATCGACGAGGAGCCACCCCCATTACCACCGAGCCCCTCCAGCTCGACCACCAGCAGTCTGCGATCCATGCCTAGCTCCGCCGTTGCTTCGATGCATTCGCAAGACAGGAGACGCAGCAGCAG GTACAGCATGTTCGACGCTCTGGACCTGGAGTACTCGCTCCTGAGGGCAGCAGCCCGTGGCTCCGTAGGTCCGTACTCCCTCTCGGAGTCCCTGCACAAGCTGACCTTCACCCAGAGCCTCGCGTTCCCCGCGTTGGCTCGGGGTTTGGCCTCAAAGCAGAGCATTCCCACCAGAAGGCCTCAACAGCACACGGAGAGCGGATTGAACGCGTTTGCCAAGGTGGTCACCGCGTTGGTCCTGGTTCTGGTCAGCGTGCTGGTCTTCGGTGTTGTGTACAAGTTTGTGAGGACGTGA